In Populus alba chromosome 1, ASM523922v2, whole genome shotgun sequence, a single window of DNA contains:
- the LOC118036375 gene encoding secreted RxLR effector protein 161-like has protein sequence MEVFKLESCKEVATPLAHNEKISKNDGEKLEDPSGFRSLVGSLLYLTATRPDLMFPAGLLSRFISSPSNIHMGIAKRVLKYIRGTTDLGIWYLKTGGVKLIGYADSDWAGSVDVMKSTSRYVFNIGSGAICWNAKKQKVVAQSTAEAEYNSMAALQIKQFG, from the coding sequence atggaagtaTTCAAACTTGAGTCATGCAAAGAAGTAGCAACTCCTTTGGCACATAATGAGAAGATTTCAAAGAATGATGGTGAGAAACTTGAAGATCCCTCTGGATTTAGAAGCTTAGTGGGCAGTTTATTATACTTGACAGCAACTAGACCTGACTTGATGTTTCCAGCTGGTTTGCTGTCAAGGTTCATAAGCTCACCTAGCAATATTCATATGGGAATTGCTAAAAGGGTGTTGAAGTACATTAGAGGAACAACTGATCTTGGCATCTGGTACTTGAAGACAGGAGGAGTAAAACTAATTGGTTATGCAGACAGTGACTGGGCAGGGAGTGTTGATGTCATGAAAAGCACCTCTAGGTATGTTTTTAACATTGGTTCAGGTGCAATCTGTTGGAATGCAAAGAAGCAAAAGGTAGTGGCACAATCAACTGCAGAAGCAGAGTATAACTCCATGGCAGCGCTACAAATCAAGCAATTTGGTTGA